Part of the bacterium genome, GGCGGCCGCCTGCCGCTCGTCGGCAGCGTCGAGGCGGCGCGCAAAGCGCGCGTCCTGCTCGACCTGTTCCGCGCCAAGGGGTGGCCGGTGATCCACGTCCGGCACGTGCCGCCGGAGAAGCTCGGCGCCGACGGGCAGCCCGCCGATCCGCAGTACGCCTTCCGCCCCGAGGTCGCGCCGCTGCCCGGCGAGAAGATCGTCACCAAGCACCAGATCAACAGCTTCCGCGACACCGACCTCCTTCCGTTCCTGCGGGCGAAGGGGATCAAGAAGCTCGTCCTCGCCGGGATGCAGACCCACATGTGCCTCGAGGCCGCGACCCGCGCGGCCGCCGACTTCGGCTTCGAGGCGACGGTGGTCCACGACGCCTGCGCGACGCGCGCCCTCTCCTTCGGCGGGCGCGAGGTGCCGGCGGAGCAGGTCCACGCCGCCGTCCTCGCCGCGCTCTCCGGCGCCTACGCCAAGGTCGTGGGGCTCGACGAGTTCGTCGCCGCCGCCGGCTCGGGCGGATCGACGACGCGGTAGCTGCCGCGCGCCGGCCCGCGCCGCGCCGCGAGCCACATCAGCAGCGGGAACGCCGCCGACCAGACGACGGCGAAGGAGAGGACGCTCAGCGCCGCGTGGGGATGAAGGTCGGCCGCGCCGAGACGCACTCCCGCGGCGAACGACGCCGGGCCGCCGAAGAGTCCCAGCAGCGCGGCCGCGCCGTACCGCCCCGCGGCCCACGAGAGGCCGAAGCGGAGCAGCGTCGCGAACTGCATCCAGAG contains:
- a CDS encoding cysteine hydrolase, producing the protein GGRLPLVGSVEAARKARVLLDLFRAKGWPVIHVRHVPPEKLGADGQPADPQYAFRPEVAPLPGEKIVTKHQINSFRDTDLLPFLRAKGIKKLVLAGMQTHMCLEAATRAAADFGFEATVVHDACATRALSFGGREVPAEQVHAAVLAALSGAYAKVVGLDEFVAAAGSGGSTTR